The Primulina huaijiensis isolate GDHJ02 chromosome 10, ASM1229523v2, whole genome shotgun sequence region TGAGAGCACAAGTGAGTCCTTCACAATTAAACGTGGGAAAACATATAATCTGAagaaaatataaacataaaatgaacaaaaaaagaGAGAAGCAATTTCAACTTAACTGCCAAGGATCATCTCCAACCATCATCATGTCATCCTCATTATCTGTGTAGACAACCAGCCATTTCTTTGCTGAACCAGAAAGTTCCCCTTTGATTTCAAAAATCTCTTCAAATTTCTTAAGTAAATCCTCGTAGCCATCAAGCCTGGTCAAATCTACAGCCCTTCCAACTGCAATGCCTTGCTTGTGAACCTACAGAAAATAGGAACCCACTTAACCAACCCATTTCCACAAAGGGTTTTTAAACGCAAATAGGAAACTGTTAAAAGGCAGCAATCTGAACAAACCTTTGATTTCCCTATTCCTCGCATATAGAATAATTTAAATACAGAAATCTTAACCGACGTCAAATATACCTTGGTGCAGCTTCTGATTTGCTTGTTGTGTGGCTCAAGGGAAGATCTCAAGCCTGACCTGTCAGGTTCAGAAGTCACCAAGGGAAGATCGGTCAGGTTGCAGCTTGATGGCTCTGCCTCTGAATTTTGCTTCAATTCAGTATCCAGGGGAGCATAAGTATCCGCAACAGCTGCTGCTCCAATTCTTGCTGGTGAACTGTCTCCGAAGGTTGAATGGTCCATCAATTCAATCCCAAACAGCCTGTAGCCATTAGCATGTTTCTTTTCACTAACAGGTGCGAATGACTCTGCAGGGGTCTCAAAATTCGGCTGGTATATTATTGAATTGCTCGAAACTGGCAGCAAAATTCTATTGTAGTTTGACGACTTGAGTAGGCTGCCAGGACTAAATTTAGTAGATCGATGAATATCTGGTCCAGGTTCCGGATCATGGTAAGACAATGCTGAAGGGGAGTCAGAAGGTGATTTCCACATACCTTTCAGGTTCaggaataattaatatttttaggaTAAGAATGCACTTAAGGATAATTTAACTAACATCACCAGAGAAATATGGACAATACCGAATGGTTTAAGATCTTGCCAAGATGAAATCACAACAGGTGGCCGGGTCCGTTTATTTCTTTGTTGGGTCTGTGACGTGGGAGAAGTTGCTGCAGTAAGTGGTTCTATATCCCAAGGTGAAACTCTATCAGGACGCAAAACCAGTGATGGTTCATCCCACTGGACCTGGAGACATACAATGAATCAGGAaagctatttatttataatcCAATTGCAAAACTCCAATCATACAGATAAGATGTAAAAGGGTAGGAACCTTCTGCTTTTGAGGGGGCCAAATCACATAGAAATGGACCACCTGCTGATTTTTAGTAATGGTTTACCTTTAACGATCTCCACTCTGAATCAGGCCATGTAGACGTAGAATTATCCTCAACACCAACAATTGTCCCACTAAACCTGTATGCAtccatgatttttaaaatcatcATGGAAAACTACTAATTTTACTTTTCTAACAAAATTGAATCCGCCAAAAAACTTGCCTTCTTTCTGGAACCTCTTCACCCTCAAACTTCATCTTAAACCTCATCCCCACCGACAGTTTATGATTTCGAGCTTCAAGATACTTGTTTAAACTTACAATGAATTCTGATCGACTGGTCCTGGACACAACAGGTTCCAAATTTAAAAACTATCCTCCAGAAAGCCATCATAACGATAGGAAATGAAATACACATAAAGCCTAGACAAACTGATTAAGCAGTACAGCATTGCACGATCATTATGCATTACCCAAAAACTTCTCCGCACTAAGACTGTTTAAGGACTAGAAGAATAATAGTTGTGTTAAAGGTAGATTTCTTCAAGACTAAGTTATTTATGTTGCTCAAAAAATGCTTTGTTTCAATGCTGAACAGGATTGTACAACATGTTTTATATCTAAAATCAATTACAATATTTCTGAGGATGCGATATAACACAGTTAATAGTTACCCAATCTCACAGAAAATACAACTGAAAATTCTCAAAAAATGTATCACAATAAGTAGGGAAAAAACCTGGGTTTATAAAAAACCGAAAAACGGGTCCTAGTGGATATGGCATGTGATGCAGTAGCAAGGACCCCCAAATGCATGCTATGACTTGATATAACAGAAGATGGCATATTATTCAGCTGTCTCATGAGTCTACGCACTCCGACTCGAAGATCTCCGTTTTCTTCTCTACAAAAATTCATGAAACAACTGGTTGTTAGCAAAATCATTCAACAATATGGACCAACATTATTTTCGAAGTATCATACCTTAGAAAGATAAAAGCATCTCCAGCAACTAACTTTTTTGCACTAACGAAGACACTCCATCCGGTGGTCAGTAAGTGGCGCCTTGGTTGACCTGAAAATTACAAGTCAATGTTACTGTCCGGATGTCcctatttaaaaaatatcttatGTTCTGATATAGATATATTTTTTCCAAATGAAACATCGCTTTATAGAGCAGTAAGATTGCATTAAAGTCTAGTTTAAACTCTAATCTAAACCTCCAAATTAAGCTTTACTTTTGATTTTCATAGGAAAGGTTATAAAGCATAATAGGTCCACGCCAACCAGTACCCATAGTTTCCAGATTTTGAAATTTGGTACCACAAAATAATGACAGGGACGCTAGTGCTGAATAGCAGATTAATCAAAAGAAGGTTTTTAGCAGGTGTTTTTGCTATCGAATCTTATATTCTAGGATATTCGCCGTCCAACACTCGCTGAGCAGTAACATATATTTCCACTTAAATAATCTTGCAACATTGATAAAAGAATATTTTGCattcttaaaaattttaaaatttattcatttatgTTTGTAGTTCGCTCTATTATGAAACCTACTAAGGTTCCAACTACTACAACATTTGGACTACAAGAATATATTAACTTCACAGTGACAGAATGGGCAGGGCAATAAGCCATGTGCGTTACCATTTACAAGGGAATTTGTAAAGCATTAATCTAAAACCACTGCATCATGGGTGAGAAGCGTGAAAACTCAAATTAAACTAGATGCACAGAAGCAAGATTAAAAAAATGCACATATCTGCTCAAAACAGTGTCGCTAAAAAACAATGCCAATGCAATTTTACAGATACAACTAGATAATTGATATCTTGGCATTAAGTCAAAGTAAATAGAGATCGGTACACCGAAGATTTCACAGGATGCAAGGTTTGCATCTATTAAATATGATGAAATGGACTGGCTTCTGAGATGAATTGGTGTGATCCCGTCTAAAATTCTATCCATCAAACATTAAGATTCTAACCTCGGAAAATGTGGCGGAAATTCCACTGATTACCATGAAGATCAGAAGCAACCAACTCCTGCGAGGGTGGTTGCTGAGACATATCCTACAATAAGCTAACATTTTAAGCCCAGGAAAcgagaaaaaaagaaaatgcagGGGATACCGAAAGCAAACGATTAAATTCTTACCAATGGAGGTAAACAATCATCTGCGTGCTTTCGTAAAACAGAAAACCCACCATGGGTGCTGGTATCAGAAGCAGTAAGAGTCTTGCAAAATGAATGAACACTACACCTTTGAGGTTCTGGTAAAGGAGGATCTGGGCTTGTGATCTCATTTGGCTAATCCAccaaacataataaaaaaataagcatTTGGGGTATTAGTAACCAACCAAGAGGCCGTGTTTAATGTGCTAAAATTGAAAAAGATGTTATGGCATCAGATAAGTTTGGTATGCCTATATCGTCTTATAATTAAGTTTAAATCGTGAAATAAGTTCTGACATGGTTCATCATTAACCTCCTAGAAGAAAGAGCCGAACATAAAATACTCGAAACAACTTCAAATATTTGATCATATTCCAATAAGAATATGGATTCAGCCACTCTTGATTACTGTTgtggtaaaaaaataatatcccGACAATCCCACCATATAGTCCTCAATATAGGACTAGTGTTTGTGATGAACTAACTCTTAGGCCAGGGAGTAGGGAAGCAAGAATTCCATCAATGAAAACTACAACAGTTCCTCAGgcaatttttctaaaaaaacaaGTTTTTGCCACTATAAATACACTAAGTAGCTTCCCTCGACTAAATTCTTGATTGCGGTACTAACCAGCACCATATATTCAACAATAGAGTTGCAAGAACTGCTCAGATTAAAAGAACACATAACAAGTTTAATAGTATCAAACAGGGGGATGATACATACATCTTGCTCAGGTATCAGTGTTATCTGTGCATATACCTCATCTGTCTCTTTTTCAGCCTACAATTCAGATGAGGAGTCAACAACAGAGTCCACAATTGTAggaataaattgaaaattttggtatcatcAAGCCACTTGAGGACAGATTTACACTTGATCCAGAAAAATATCTCAAAGGAATCTCACCCGCAGCGAAACATTCATCACTTTGCAAAGGATTTTACTTGGTAAGTTGAATGAATGAAGTTGCTGATCCAACCCCTGATCGGTGGATGCTTCGAGCTAGATTATATCACAACATAAGTAAATAAGCACACGAAAAACCCATATATGGACTTGACAAAATAGCATAAAATATTACAGAAACAAACCTAAATCAGCTctgaaacaaaaatttgaaaattgaaaataaatgtcTGACATATAAGCTATACAATAAAATTACCCTGAAAATGGATAATGCATAAAGTAATGATGCGATTCATGCAGATTCTTGCAAGAATAATACCAGGAAAAGAGAAAATCTACCGGAATCCTGTTCAATTCAACGGAATGTTGACAAAAGCTAAAGCACAcactcaaaagaaaaaaattaggcGAAATGATAGACGGAAACAGCCCAACCTGTTCCATGTGACCTTCCAGAAAGTAATACACCCGTTCCCCTTCTTGAGGAAGGGTAACAAGGGGCCCAGCACAGGCATGCCACAATTCTCTGTACAAAGCATCATTTGAGCCCCCTAAAATAGAATAACCATGACAAATTAAGGTAACAGAAGGTATACCAAAAGGGTAAAAAAATGACGCTGTAAATTTTACACCGCATAAAAATCGTGAAAAAGAGTTACTTATTTCTATGGATGTGTTTCTCTTCAAAGACAATAGGTGAAGTATCCTTCTAATTGCACGATAATCAGCACATACAAGTATTTAAAATGGAATCTAGGAAAAGCTGTTTCCACACGATACTGGCTATTGGAACCAACCCCCCTGCTGTTCCATCCAACATACAAGTTTCAACTCGCCTTTCTGTATAGCTCGGGGAAGAGGATGTGCTTCATGCTTCTTTGTCGCAAATACAACATAGGCTGCTAATCTTTGGAGATAGAAACGAATCACTATTTAAGGACAAACAAAGGAATAATAATGATGtacttttttagaaaatgatagTGGATATTTGGGTTACAGCAATTGCCCAAAAATAGGATTATAATTATTAAGGGTTCATGACTCTTTTGCAGCAATTAGGAGTATCACACTTCCCCAAACGATCATACTCCATCGCACACCGATGTACAAACATTTTGAAAGAAAGTACCATCATTAAATTTGACATTCACATAGCACGTGGCAGCAATGCATGCAAATGTAAATAAGTAATATACCAAGACGAACGGTTAAATCAATGGATAAATTAAAATCCTAAGGCTAAGTACAATTAAACTAATCAACATCAGATGAGTGCTTTGCTTCATAATTCAAACCTGGGGGAGGCCCTCTGGCAAAGTAATTTGCGGAAAGGTGTGCCATGAGAACACCAACTCAAAATCTACTGGAGCCTAGACGCCAAATATCAGGGTTTATTGTTGATTTCCTTCAACTAATGATGTACAAATCACGTCACACTCACTGGATAATAACAACCAGTTACTTGATGTACCCCATTATTAcctaattatgaaaaataagaaataaacttgCAAGAAGTTGATACCACAAATATACAAAAGTTCAGTTACAATAAATTTTTCACCCACACTTTCTCATACGCTAATCAGAATATCACACATAATAACCTTTAATACAAAGCAAAATCAGTTAAATCATCCGTAATTCttccataaaaaaatacttCTCAAATATCAACCAGAAATAATCAGTTGACGGTCGTTGTCAAGCAcgtgcaataaaataaagaatgtatTTAGCTTCTAGCACTGTATAGAAAGATTATTCTTTCTTCCATTGCATCCAAgaaaagtttaatttttccgtCACATACAAGTGAAAGTCTAAAAGACTTGTAAACAATTGAGAAAAACTAGAAAGACAACCTAGTTCTTTTTTGGTGAGAGAAAGATATACTTTTTCAAGACCAAGAAAATGGAAGAATAGTTCAAATTCAAGGTTCATGCTAAAACAAACCATACAAATCCAGACTCCATATCTACactgaaaggaatattttattcctcATTAATCTTAGTCCTTTATACAAGCTGAAAAATAAGAGTTTTGCATTTATAGactaatttaatttgatataatgATAAGATTTATTCCTACATAACTTAATCTTGGCATTTATCCTACACGATTTGTTTTCCTTTGGAATTTATTCTTAAGATATGAGATCTTAGATTTGCATagagtattattattattaaactcTTGTTTCTATGTTCGTAGGATTGATTTTATGGGAAGATAATGTGGCCAAGATATTGTTGCATATATACGGAATATTAAGAGAAAAAGGAGTGGACGACTTCGAGAGGTTTTTTACGCAACTGCTGGAATTTTGCTCTGTACGTACACGACGTTCAGAGTTGGAGATATTTTTCGTGCTGAAGAATTTGAGTGGACGACTCACGTTTATACCGTATTGCTGATCGCTGTTGAAAACACGTGCagaacaacactgacgcagagtgttgatcgaagagtgTTCTTCTattgtttctttaaaaaaacTCCGATTTATGCATCTAATCTTTAGTTTGGTTTAGTTTGATGCGTTCTAATTACTTGGAGTGTCAaggaatttgattttgttatcctcaatttaaatatttttttagttaatttttacCAGGAGCCATTACACAAGTATTCGTACGTGTGCATAATTTAAACCGGGTCTCTATTTAATTAAGTTAAACTTGTGtgtcaataattaattttcgtTACATGTTATGCGCTCGTGTTGACAACACCCGAACACAACACAAActtctgatacacacaatatattaatttcatGTACGTTTATGATCAACAGCTCTTTCATAAACTTCAAagagctttgagataaaataCGGCAACCATAAGTATCCATCCAGATAACCAAACTATAGACGAATTGTCCAAATCTTCAACATGCCCGCCTATCTGGACGAAGAAAAGTTTTATC contains the following coding sequences:
- the LOC140985790 gene encoding auxin response factor 1-like isoform X1 — its product is MAHLSANYFARGPPPGGSNDALYRELWHACAGPLVTLPQEGERVYYFLEGHMEQLEASTDQGLDQQLHSFNLPSKILCKVMNVSLRAEKETDEVYAQITLIPEQDPNEITSPDPPLPEPQRCSVHSFCKTLTASDTSTHGGFSVLRKHADDCLPPLDMSQQPPSQELVASDLHGNQWNFRHIFRGQPRRHLLTTGWSVFVSAKKLVAGDAFIFLREENGDLRVGVRRLMRQLNNMPSSVISSHSMHLGVLATASHAISTRTRFSVFYKPRTSRSEFIVSLNKYLEARNHKLSVGMRFKMKFEGEEVPERRFSGTIVGVEDNSTSTWPDSEWRSLKVQWDEPSLVLRPDRVSPWDIEPLTAATSPTSQTQQRNKRTRPPVVISSWQDLKPFGMWKSPSDSPSALSYHDPEPGPDIHRSTKFSPGSLLKSSNYNRILLPVSSNSIIYQPNFETPAESFAPVSEKKHANGYRLFGIELMDHSTFGDSSPARIGAAAVADTYAPLDTELKQNSEAEPSSCNLTDLPLVTSEPDRSGLRSSLEPHNKQIRSCTKVHKQGIAVGRAVDLTRLDGYEDLLKKFEEIFEIKGELSGSAKKWLVVYTDNEDDMMMVGDDPWHEFCMMVKKIYIYTAEEAKKLSPKIKLSLNEVKSAKLLSKADIGAEEQSSTVGSGC
- the LOC140985790 gene encoding auxin response factor 1-like isoform X2, which translates into the protein MAHLSANYFARGPPPGGSNDALYRELWHACAGPLVTLPQEGERVYYFLEGHMEQLEASTDQGLDQQLHSFNLPSKILCKVMNVSLRAEKETDEVYAQITLIPEQDPNEITSPDPPLPEPQRCSVHSFCKTLTASDTSTHGGFSVLRKHADDCLPPLDMSQQPPSQELVASDLHGNQWNFRHIFRGQPRRHLLTTGWSVFVSAKKLVAGDAFIFLREENGDLRVGVRRLMRQLNNMPSSVISSHSMHLGVLATASHAISTRTRFSVFYKPRTSRSEFIVSLNKYLEARNHKLSVGMRFKMKFEGEEVPERRFSGTIVGVEDNSTSTWPDSEWRSLKVQWDEPSLVLRPDRVSPWDIEPLTAATSPTSQTQQRNKRTRPPVVISSWQDLKPFALSYHDPEPGPDIHRSTKFSPGSLLKSSNYNRILLPVSSNSIIYQPNFETPAESFAPVSEKKHANGYRLFGIELMDHSTFGDSSPARIGAAAVADTYAPLDTELKQNSEAEPSSCNLTDLPLVTSEPDRSGLRSSLEPHNKQIRSCTKVHKQGIAVGRAVDLTRLDGYEDLLKKFEEIFEIKGELSGSAKKWLVVYTDNEDDMMMVGDDPWHEFCMMVKKIYIYTAEEAKKLSPKIKLSLNEVKSAKLLSKADIGAEEQSSTVGSGC
- the LOC140985790 gene encoding auxin response factor 1-like isoform X3, translating into MAHLSANYFARGPPPGGSNDALYRELWHACAGPLVTLPQEGERVYYFLEGHMEQLEASTDQGLDQQLHSFNLPSKILCKVMNVSLRAEKETDEVYAQITLIPEQDPNEITSPDPPLPEPQRCSVHSFCKTLTASDTSTHGGFSVLRKHADDCLPPLDMSQQPPSQELVASDLHGNQWNFRHIFRGQPRRHLLTTGWSVFVSAKKLVAGDAFIFLREENGDLRVGVRRLMRQLNNMPSSVISSHSMHLGVLATASHAISTRTRFSVFYKPRTSRSEFIVSLNKYLEARNHKLSVGMRFKMKFEGEEVPERRFSGTIVGVEDNSTSTWPDSEWRSLKVQWDEPSLVLRPDRVSPWDIEPLTAATSPTSQTQQRNKRTRPPVVISSWQDLKPFESFAPVSEKKHANGYRLFGIELMDHSTFGDSSPARIGAAAVADTYAPLDTELKQNSEAEPSSCNLTDLPLVTSEPDRSGLRSSLEPHNKQIRSCTKVHKQGIAVGRAVDLTRLDGYEDLLKKFEEIFEIKGELSGSAKKWLVVYTDNEDDMMMVGDDPWHEFCMMVKKIYIYTAEEAKKLSPKIKLSLNEVKSAKLLSKADIGAEEQSSTVGSGC